One part of the Deinococcus betulae genome encodes these proteins:
- a CDS encoding sensor histidine kinase, whose protein sequence is MIALITLLDILTPASLVVATLLSAPLALAALGLSRSTTFVLLGLILASNVIAGWMNALRDGMSTTDLGNRLVSMLAAILVAGLTLRARQVSLQAAQLAEEERRLTRERGLRTLVEAVSGPFGQAEFVSRAAEALRTLAGAQVVEIGSVDRAMLREPHAISPSDGVSRLGTRLSLEALTQPAGVGPVWAVSGGDVLLARLSRPLESDLLLLLTRPTAPLDVVQEAVQTLQPLLDRTALLDDIHARQAQLQARGEVLQDLIYAFSHDLRTPLLANAVNIRSALKGAYGPLPDAYCATLRNGLEANATLLSLADQLLLVAKYESGETDDEAQSVNLREVILGVLAQLQGPAADRSITFETELEGVTVPGRKHDVRRAVQNLLENALKFSPANSVIRVTLQHEGDEAALRVLDQGPGVPPGREATLFQRFRSGGAGGGTGLGLYLTRRIAEGHGGHVTYHRTVRAQSVFTLTLPLETL, encoded by the coding sequence TTGATTGCCCTCATTACTCTGCTGGACATCCTGACGCCCGCTTCTCTGGTCGTCGCCACCCTGCTGAGTGCGCCGCTGGCGCTGGCCGCCCTGGGCCTCTCGCGTTCCACTACGTTTGTGCTCCTCGGCTTGATCTTGGCGAGCAATGTGATTGCTGGGTGGATGAATGCCCTGCGGGACGGCATGAGTACAACAGACCTCGGCAACCGCTTGGTCAGTATGCTCGCCGCAATTCTTGTGGCCGGCCTCACGCTGCGGGCCCGGCAAGTCAGCCTGCAGGCGGCACAATTGGCCGAAGAAGAGCGCCGTCTGACCCGGGAGCGAGGCCTGCGAACACTGGTGGAAGCGGTCAGTGGGCCATTTGGACAGGCCGAGTTTGTCTCACGCGCAGCGGAGGCGCTGCGGACGCTTGCCGGGGCTCAAGTGGTCGAAATCGGCAGTGTGGACCGGGCGATGCTGCGCGAGCCGCACGCGATCAGTCCGTCTGATGGGGTGTCGCGCTTAGGGACACGGCTTTCACTGGAGGCCCTGACCCAGCCGGCTGGAGTGGGTCCAGTCTGGGCGGTCTCCGGGGGCGACGTGCTGCTGGCGCGTCTTTCCCGGCCGCTGGAAAGCGATCTGCTGCTGCTGTTGACCCGCCCAACGGCACCCCTGGACGTGGTGCAGGAGGCAGTTCAAACGCTCCAACCTCTGCTGGACCGGACCGCTTTGTTAGACGACATCCATGCCCGGCAAGCCCAGCTCCAGGCCAGAGGGGAGGTGCTTCAAGATCTGATCTACGCTTTTTCCCATGACCTGCGCACGCCACTGCTGGCCAATGCTGTGAACATCCGGTCGGCCCTCAAGGGGGCGTACGGCCCATTGCCGGACGCTTACTGCGCGACGCTGCGCAACGGTTTAGAAGCGAACGCGACCTTACTCTCGTTGGCGGATCAATTGCTGCTGGTGGCCAAATACGAGAGTGGCGAGACCGACGACGAGGCGCAGAGTGTCAATCTGCGGGAGGTCATCCTTGGTGTTCTCGCGCAGCTTCAAGGGCCTGCGGCCGACCGAAGTATCACTTTCGAGACTGAACTGGAGGGCGTGACGGTGCCGGGGCGAAAACACGATGTGCGGCGCGCGGTTCAAAACTTGTTGGAGAACGCCCTCAAATTCAGTCCAGCCAATAGTGTCATTCGAGTGACGCTTCAACACGAGGGAGACGAAGCCGCCCTCCGAGTGCTCGACCAGGGGCCTGGCGTGCCGCCGGGCCGGGAAGCCACGCTCTTTCAGCGCTTCCGTTCTGGGGGGGCGGGCGGCGGAACAGGGCTGGGGCTCTATCTGACGCGCCGGATTGCTGAGGGGCACGGTGGGCACGTCACGTACCACCGGACCGTCCGGGCCCAGAGCGTCTTTACCTTGACCCTGCCGCTGGAGACCTTATGA
- a CDS encoding glycoside hydrolase family 64 protein, with protein MKNLTLSIIAVTLFLNACSSQISAPSPEGVKDAFPDGGVDSSSSDNESSSANSGQEGQTNEVEEFDAHKAFKSESIRSILASNIPLATGKGSISMKIMNGTNGHYSNGDIYWGILGINPSNGRWSYLDKRGILRSLSRSLNDANGHLSKNGTNFANIYHRTSEIDWIEIPKITSGRLYICIGSPCYIKTFDTGFAGPNIDNPSDPNINVYFDFIEFTIDDSGYHGNTTRVDGFGFPLQHRLVNRNGTYDQVVGEREDVSRAQIFDAYLSQVSEPFQALGRQQAPYRIVAPIHGAFREGGAQAKYFDNYIQRVWKKKSKPSTQNVLLCNGPLAEDPSGCAGLNRGVYEDVGAWKIPAKYYSTAPANAYAQFWHKQAIGGLAYGFAYDDFNQQAAYQEVKDPKGLILRVGW; from the coding sequence GTGAAGAATTTAACTCTATCAATCATTGCTGTGACCCTATTCCTGAACGCCTGCTCAAGTCAGATTTCAGCGCCTAGCCCTGAAGGCGTCAAAGATGCTTTTCCTGATGGGGGCGTGGACAGCTCATCATCAGACAATGAGTCGAGCAGTGCAAATTCAGGCCAAGAAGGTCAGACGAATGAGGTCGAGGAATTTGATGCCCATAAGGCATTTAAAAGCGAAAGCATCAGGAGCATTCTTGCATCCAATATTCCCTTGGCAACAGGTAAGGGTAGTATCAGCATGAAGATCATGAATGGAACGAATGGACACTACTCTAACGGTGATATTTACTGGGGCATTTTGGGCATCAATCCATCGAATGGGCGCTGGAGCTACTTGGACAAGAGAGGGATACTGCGTTCTCTTTCAAGATCGCTCAATGATGCCAACGGACATCTGAGTAAAAACGGTACAAACTTCGCGAACATCTATCATCGTACGAGTGAGATTGATTGGATAGAAATACCAAAGATTACATCTGGACGACTGTATATCTGTATTGGTAGTCCTTGCTATATCAAGACGTTTGATACAGGTTTTGCTGGGCCTAATATAGACAATCCTTCTGATCCCAATATCAATGTTTATTTCGATTTTATTGAATTTACTATAGACGATAGCGGTTACCATGGAAACACTACTCGTGTGGACGGATTTGGCTTTCCGCTTCAACATCGACTTGTGAATCGAAATGGCACATATGATCAGGTTGTTGGCGAACGGGAGGACGTGAGTCGAGCACAGATTTTTGATGCGTATCTCTCTCAAGTTTCTGAGCCCTTCCAGGCTTTAGGAAGACAGCAAGCGCCTTACCGAATTGTCGCTCCTATCCACGGCGCGTTCCGAGAGGGAGGAGCACAGGCCAAATATTTTGACAACTATATACAGCGTGTTTGGAAAAAGAAGTCCAAACCAAGCACGCAAAATGTTCTGTTGTGCAATGGGCCTTTGGCTGAGGATCCGAGCGGTTGTGCAGGGCTCAACCGAGGAGTCTATGAAGACGTAGGTGCATGGAAGATTCCAGCGAAGTATTATTCAACGGCACCCGCAAATGCTTACGCGCAGTTTTGGCATAAGCAGGCAATAGGTGGGCTGGCCTACGGATTCGCCTATGACGATTTTAATCAGCAGGCTGCTTACCAAGAGGTGAAGGATCCCAAAGGTCTCATCTTACGAGTAGGCTGGTAG
- a CDS encoding response regulator, translating into MSSDTVRVLLIEDHAFTRDGLRAAINLEADMRVVAEARSGEEGLELLAAEGVVDVAVVDIGLPGIDGIQTAAEMARRYPAVRVVMLTAHNLREEVFAALASGAAAYCLKNADPELLLLAIRAAAAGSAYLDPQVAHHVLGGIRAPQTASPLTPRETEVLRLIADGQGNKEIALQLGVSVSTVKVHVQDLLVKLKAADRTQAAVQALRRGLL; encoded by the coding sequence ATGAGCTCAGACACAGTTCGTGTGTTACTGATTGAAGACCATGCGTTTACCCGAGATGGCCTCCGGGCAGCGATTAACTTAGAAGCGGATATGCGGGTTGTGGCGGAGGCGCGCAGTGGAGAGGAGGGCCTTGAACTGCTCGCTGCAGAAGGTGTAGTGGACGTAGCAGTCGTGGACATCGGCTTACCGGGGATAGACGGCATTCAAACCGCTGCGGAAATGGCGCGGCGATACCCGGCGGTGCGTGTTGTGATGCTGACGGCCCATAACTTGCGGGAGGAGGTGTTCGCGGCGCTGGCGTCTGGGGCCGCCGCCTACTGCCTCAAGAATGCCGATCCAGAGCTGTTGCTGCTGGCTATTCGGGCGGCGGCGGCTGGGAGCGCTTACTTGGACCCCCAAGTGGCCCATCATGTGCTGGGCGGGATTCGGGCCCCACAAACAGCGTCACCGCTCACGCCACGGGAAACGGAGGTGCTGCGGCTGATCGCTGATGGGCAGGGCAATAAGGAGATTGCGCTTCAACTGGGCGTCAGCGTCAGCACGGTCAAGGTTCATGTGCAAGACCTGCTGGTCAAGCTCAAGGCGGCAGACCGGACCCAAGCAGCAGTACAGGCCCTGCGGCGCGGCTTACTTTAG
- the nucS gene encoding endonuclease NucS yields the protein MLREQLLSPAPAELATFLTRHLRTRECLIQVAGLAEVVYHGRAASTADVGAYLLLIKPDGSVQVHAPKGVKPMNWQPKTDELTAFVEDGRCILVAARCSPQELVRVIWLEPQVAQALEIREPAGFVLSGSEKQLQELLARQPELIEPGLRVLNRELPVSSGGIDLYAQDAQGRYVVVELKRGKATQDAVSQLARYVRSVEEMLLRTHRTVEVRGILAAPDITGPARLELEDRNLEFVVVQVPQVTTASPVQASLFD from the coding sequence ATGCTGCGTGAGCAACTGCTGTCGCCTGCGCCGGCTGAGCTGGCCACGTTCTTGACTCGACACCTGCGGACGCGGGAATGCTTGATTCAGGTGGCTGGGCTCGCGGAGGTGGTGTATCACGGGCGCGCCGCCAGTACGGCGGATGTCGGCGCCTATCTGCTGCTGATCAAGCCGGACGGGAGCGTCCAAGTCCACGCCCCCAAGGGCGTGAAGCCGATGAACTGGCAGCCGAAAACGGACGAGCTGACGGCGTTTGTGGAGGACGGGCGGTGCATCCTGGTGGCCGCGCGGTGCAGTCCGCAGGAGCTGGTGCGGGTCATCTGGCTCGAACCACAGGTGGCGCAGGCGTTGGAGATCCGAGAGCCGGCGGGCTTTGTGCTGTCAGGGTCGGAGAAGCAGCTTCAGGAGCTCCTCGCGCGGCAGCCGGAGTTGATTGAGCCAGGCTTGCGGGTGCTGAACCGGGAGTTGCCTGTGTCCTCGGGCGGTATTGACCTGTACGCGCAGGATGCACAGGGCCGGTACGTGGTTGTGGAGCTGAAGCGGGGGAAAGCGACGCAGGATGCGGTGTCGCAGCTGGCACGCTACGTGCGGTCGGTGGAGGAGATGCTGCTGCGCACGCACCGGACAGTGGAGGTGCGGGGCATTCTGGCGGCGCCCGACATTACGGGTCCAGCGCGCTTGGAACTGGAGGACCGGAATTTGGAGTTTGTGGTGGTGCAGGTGCCGCAGGTGACGACAGCTTCCCCTGTCCAGGCCTCGCTGTTTGACTGA
- the kdpA gene encoding potassium-transporting ATPase subunit KdpA, whose product MDIFLTYFCAIGLALPLGALIARIFAAPASRFTAGFLRLSGIHAAQTMTWKQYGAALLGTNLLLGLAAYLIYVFQGALPLNPDGIANLRWDTALHTAASFITNTNQQHYSGQNGLSYLSQLVGITALQIVTPAVGMAALFAVLRGLRGETNVGNYYLDVTRGAALLTAASAVLAVLLTWQGVPSTFDGAKTAQLLQPVTVEGQTVTTQTIPVGPVAAMVAIKQMGTNGGGWYGPNSTVPLENPTPLANLLQMISIILFPIALVVATGLFLRRPRFGVVLVTVMSLLSAGLTLGAVLAERQPNAALTGLAALGPNMEGKEVRFGTDASALWGAITTQTSSGSVNAMLDSFTPLGGLVPQLGMFLNDVYGGIGVGLINMLVFVILTVFIAGLMVGRTPELFGRKIEAREIKVASLIILLQPLVVLGCTAAALALPSVTGNSNPGFHGLSQVLYEYNSAFANNGSGFEGLGDNTPWWNVTCAVVLILARFLPILGPLAIAGFLAAKKAAPETSGTLRVDTPVFAGMLLSVMLLLQLLNFAPALVLGPVAEHLTLSAPSSTTQDGPR is encoded by the coding sequence ATGGATATCTTCTTGACTTACTTCTGTGCCATCGGGCTCGCCCTTCCACTCGGCGCCCTGATCGCCCGGATCTTTGCGGCGCCGGCCTCACGGTTCACAGCCGGCTTCCTGCGCCTCAGCGGTATTCATGCAGCGCAGACAATGACCTGGAAGCAGTACGGCGCCGCGTTGCTCGGAACCAACCTGCTGTTGGGTCTCGCCGCTTACCTGATCTATGTCTTCCAAGGGGCTTTGCCCCTTAATCCCGACGGTATTGCCAACTTGCGCTGGGACACGGCACTGCACACGGCCGCGTCGTTCATCACCAACACCAACCAGCAGCACTACAGCGGTCAGAATGGCCTGTCTTACCTCTCGCAGCTGGTCGGCATCACTGCCCTACAAATCGTGACCCCAGCGGTGGGGATGGCCGCCCTGTTCGCGGTCTTGCGTGGGCTGCGCGGCGAGACCAACGTTGGCAACTACTATCTGGATGTCACGCGCGGCGCCGCGCTGCTGACCGCCGCCTCCGCTGTACTTGCCGTCCTCCTGACCTGGCAAGGCGTGCCCAGTACCTTCGATGGGGCCAAGACGGCACAGCTTCTTCAGCCCGTGACAGTTGAAGGGCAGACCGTTACGACCCAGACCATCCCGGTCGGCCCGGTGGCGGCCATGGTAGCCATCAAGCAGATGGGCACCAATGGGGGCGGCTGGTACGGCCCGAACTCGACCGTTCCACTGGAAAATCCCACCCCTCTCGCCAATCTGCTGCAGATGATCTCCATCATCCTGTTTCCCATTGCCCTGGTGGTGGCCACTGGCCTGTTCCTGCGCCGACCACGTTTCGGGGTGGTCTTGGTCACTGTCATGAGCCTGCTGTCCGCTGGCCTGACGCTGGGCGCCGTCCTGGCCGAGCGGCAGCCGAATGCCGCCCTCACTGGGTTGGCTGCCCTCGGCCCCAATATGGAAGGCAAAGAAGTGCGGTTTGGGACCGACGCTTCAGCGCTCTGGGGCGCCATCACCACGCAGACCAGCAGTGGCAGTGTCAACGCGATGCTGGACTCCTTTACCCCCCTGGGCGGCCTGGTCCCGCAGCTGGGCATGTTCCTGAACGATGTATACGGCGGGATTGGCGTAGGCCTGATCAACATGCTTGTCTTCGTGATTCTGACCGTCTTTATCGCAGGCCTGATGGTGGGCCGCACTCCCGAACTGTTCGGCCGCAAGATTGAGGCGCGGGAAATCAAGGTCGCCTCCCTGATCATCCTGCTGCAACCCTTGGTGGTGTTGGGATGTACTGCCGCTGCCCTGGCCCTGCCCAGCGTGACCGGCAATTCTAATCCTGGCTTTCACGGCCTGTCGCAGGTGCTGTACGAGTACAACTCGGCGTTTGCCAACAATGGCAGCGGCTTTGAAGGGCTTGGGGACAACACCCCGTGGTGGAACGTTACGTGCGCGGTGGTTCTGATTCTCGCCCGCTTCTTGCCCATCCTGGGGCCGTTGGCGATTGCCGGTTTCCTTGCCGCGAAGAAGGCCGCGCCCGAGACCAGCGGCACGCTGCGGGTGGATACCCCCGTCTTCGCCGGCATGCTCCTGAGCGTCATGCTGCTGCTGCAACTCCTGAATTTTGCCCCTGCACTGGTCCTCGGCCCAGTGGCCGAACACCTGACCTTGTCCGCCCCCTCATCGACCACCCAGGACGGCCCCCGATGA
- the kdpF gene encoding K(+)-transporting ATPase subunit F — protein sequence MDFLLLILVVALAAYLLYALLRAEKF from the coding sequence ATGGACTTTCTGCTTTTGATTCTGGTGGTCGCGCTGGCAGCCTACCTCCTTTACGCCCTCCTCCGCGCCGAAAAGTTCTGA
- a CDS encoding aminopeptidase gives MPLTFEERLNRYAALLVYIGVNLQAGQRLLISTDLECAPLARLITKHAYQAGAPLVNVIWNDALTARVRFQHAALETLSTFPQWRADLWRETAERGDAFLHVTSDDPTLLADIDPDLIDRERLGRQGPLRPFTELMRRNAFAWCRAAAPSAAWASRVFPALPADEAVARLWDHVFTANRVDEPDPVQAWRDHLQALARRAEILNERRYRTVHFRGPGTDLNVGLADTHLWVGGASPTPAGIFFAGNLPTEELFTAPHRTQVSGTVRATKPLSLSGTLVRDLEVRFKDGRIVSTQASEGEAALQRALDTDEGARYLGEVALVSTQSPVAGTGTLFLDSLYDENAACHLAFGFSFSENFERGPELNLEEIAALGGNDSLTHVDFMIGSADVEVDGIAEDGSRQPLIRGGRWAF, from the coding sequence ATGCCCCTGACTTTTGAAGAACGCCTCAACCGCTACGCGGCCCTGCTTGTCTACATCGGGGTCAATCTTCAAGCTGGGCAACGTCTGCTCATCAGCACTGACCTCGAATGTGCGCCGCTGGCGCGCCTGATCACCAAGCACGCTTATCAGGCGGGCGCGCCTCTTGTCAACGTGATCTGGAACGATGCCCTCACTGCCCGCGTCCGCTTCCAGCACGCTGCCCTGGAAACCTTGTCCACCTTCCCGCAGTGGCGCGCGGACCTCTGGCGTGAAACGGCTGAGCGTGGCGACGCCTTTTTGCACGTGACTTCCGACGATCCGACCTTGCTGGCCGACATCGATCCGGACCTGATTGACCGGGAACGTCTGGGCCGTCAGGGGCCGCTGCGGCCCTTCACTGAGCTGATGCGTAGGAACGCGTTCGCCTGGTGCCGCGCCGCAGCGCCAAGTGCGGCCTGGGCCAGCCGGGTGTTTCCAGCGCTGCCGGCAGACGAAGCGGTGGCGCGCCTCTGGGACCATGTTTTTACGGCGAACCGGGTGGACGAGCCTGATCCAGTCCAGGCCTGGCGGGACCACCTGCAGGCCCTAGCGCGGCGTGCTGAGATTCTGAACGAACGCCGGTACCGCACAGTGCACTTCCGTGGCCCAGGCACAGACCTGAACGTTGGTCTGGCTGACACGCACCTTTGGGTCGGCGGCGCGTCGCCGACCCCCGCGGGCATCTTCTTCGCTGGGAACCTTCCGACAGAGGAACTGTTTACAGCGCCTCACCGCACGCAAGTCAGCGGCACGGTCCGTGCCACCAAGCCACTGAGCTTGTCGGGCACACTAGTGCGGGATCTTGAAGTGCGCTTCAAAGATGGGCGTATTGTCTCTACCCAGGCGTCTGAGGGCGAAGCGGCGCTGCAGCGGGCGCTCGATACGGATGAGGGGGCTCGGTATTTGGGGGAAGTCGCCCTTGTGTCAACTCAGTCACCAGTTGCAGGGACGGGCACGCTCTTCCTAGACAGCTTGTATGACGAGAACGCCGCCTGTCACCTGGCGTTCGGATTTTCGTTTAGCGAAAACTTTGAGCGCGGTCCTGAGTTGAACTTGGAGGAGATTGCTGCACTGGGCGGCAACGACAGTCTCACACATGTGGACTTCATGATCGGCAGTGCGGATGTAGAGGTCGACGGCATCGCAGAGGACGGCTCGCGTCAGCCGCTCATACGGGGAGGCCGCTGGGCGTTCTGA
- a CDS encoding family 43 glycosylhydrolase — protein MKRWLSPILTLPLLLAACAQHAAGPTSQPPEPLQGQSTLGLTGQLGAHDPTLFKAGSTYCVMSTGVGNPTHPGGVLVHRSDGGLTGAWKTLGALPTPAWAVTTYRAENIWAPEVVYNGNDGKYYMYYAASQFGTKNSAIGVATSTSPCSTGGWTDRGPILRSGSTTDHNAIDPSVHWDSASGWWMAWGSFFGGIKLQHMSSMTTFDGPVYTLANRPGVANNPVEAPSIVKRGNYYYLFLSWDKCCAGVNSTYKTVVGRSTRITGPYLDKNGVRLDQGGGTVMMGPRANKLGPGGGDVYVENGNIYFAHHFYDAGENGAPKLDIKLLEWNGHWPYTSESTNGYALANGGIYRLVNQASGLCLDVQNGAASPSAQLQQWGCNGLPAQNFRVEQMDDGFYRLRSVLGNQDLCLDITGGSSTPGTDVRLWNCNGQFAQNWHLEDMGQGYHRVVGQQTRLALDSVNASTSAGTEVRTWGLNGLAAQNWRLERR, from the coding sequence ATGAAACGCTGGCTTTCACCCATCCTGACTCTTCCACTGCTCCTAGCTGCCTGTGCCCAGCACGCCGCCGGGCCCACTTCTCAGCCGCCCGAGCCACTGCAAGGCCAGAGCACCCTCGGCCTGACAGGCCAGCTTGGGGCGCATGACCCGACACTGTTCAAAGCCGGATCAACCTACTGCGTCATGTCGACGGGTGTCGGGAATCCTACCCATCCGGGTGGCGTGTTGGTCCACCGCTCGGACGGCGGCCTGACAGGTGCCTGGAAGACACTGGGTGCTCTCCCCACGCCGGCTTGGGCTGTCACAACCTACCGCGCAGAAAACATCTGGGCTCCCGAAGTGGTCTATAACGGCAACGACGGGAAATACTACATGTATTACGCAGCGTCGCAATTCGGAACGAAAAACTCGGCCATTGGCGTGGCCACGAGCACCAGTCCTTGCTCAACCGGCGGCTGGACAGACCGAGGCCCTATCCTCAGGTCTGGAAGCACCACCGATCACAATGCCATTGACCCGTCTGTCCATTGGGACAGCGCCAGCGGATGGTGGATGGCCTGGGGGTCATTTTTTGGTGGCATCAAGCTGCAGCACATGAGCAGCATGACCACCTTCGACGGACCCGTGTATACCCTGGCCAATCGTCCTGGAGTGGCCAACAATCCGGTGGAGGCGCCTTCGATCGTCAAACGGGGGAACTATTACTACCTCTTCCTGTCCTGGGACAAATGCTGTGCGGGAGTGAACAGTACCTACAAGACGGTGGTGGGCCGCTCCACGAGGATCACGGGGCCGTATCTGGACAAAAATGGAGTTCGACTGGATCAAGGAGGAGGAACCGTCATGATGGGGCCCCGGGCGAACAAGCTTGGCCCGGGTGGCGGTGACGTCTACGTCGAGAATGGCAACATCTACTTCGCGCACCACTTCTATGATGCAGGAGAGAACGGCGCCCCCAAACTGGACATCAAGCTGTTGGAATGGAACGGCCACTGGCCCTACACCAGTGAATCGACCAACGGATACGCCCTCGCGAACGGCGGCATCTACCGGCTGGTGAACCAGGCTAGTGGCCTATGTCTTGACGTTCAGAATGGAGCAGCGAGTCCGAGTGCGCAGCTCCAGCAGTGGGGCTGTAATGGGCTCCCGGCTCAGAACTTCCGTGTGGAACAGATGGACGACGGCTTCTACCGCCTGCGGAGTGTCCTGGGCAATCAGGACCTGTGCCTGGACATCACTGGTGGCAGCAGCACGCCAGGGACGGATGTGCGGCTGTGGAACTGTAACGGTCAGTTTGCCCAGAACTGGCACCTGGAGGACATGGGCCAGGGCTATCACCGTGTGGTAGGCCAGCAGACCCGCCTGGCCTTGGACAGCGTCAATGCCAGCACCTCTGCAGGAACAGAAGTCCGAACCTGGGGCCTTAATGGTTTGGCAGCACAGAACTGGCGCCTCGAACGCAGATGA
- a CDS encoding response regulator, with translation MPHDQLLAIEAFGDLCPDCELQVFGQGAAALAHLRTAAALPDVILLDVNMPGMNGFEVLQALKADPRLVPIPVVMLSTSGDRDDVRTAYTLCASSYLVKAASFQGFLKQVETFLRYWGEARIVPA, from the coding sequence ATGCCGCATGACCAGCTCCTCGCGATAGAGGCCTTCGGTGACCTCTGTCCAGACTGTGAACTCCAGGTCTTCGGGCAGGGCGCGGCCGCCCTTGCTCACCTCAGGACTGCCGCGGCCCTGCCGGATGTGATCCTGCTGGATGTGAACATGCCGGGCATGAACGGCTTTGAAGTGCTGCAGGCGCTGAAAGCGGACCCCCGCTTGGTGCCGATTCCGGTGGTAATGCTCTCGACCTCTGGGGACCGGGATGATGTGCGCACGGCGTACACGCTGTGTGCGAGTTCGTACCTGGTCAAAGCGGCGAGCTTTCAGGGCTTCCTGAAGCAGGTGGAGACCTTCTTGCGCTACTGGGGCGAGGCCCGCATCGTTCCGGCTTGA
- a CDS encoding HU family DNA-binding protein — protein sequence MTKKSTKAPAKTPAAKAAAPKAATAAASESTKVGKAQLVNLVAERTGLTLKQSDAAVVAALDSIVNAVRAGQSVGLAGLGTLSVKATAARTGVKPGTSERIQIPAGKKVSFKVASTLKGTL from the coding sequence ATGACGAAAAAATCAACGAAGGCCCCCGCCAAGACACCTGCCGCCAAAGCCGCTGCCCCGAAAGCGGCCACGGCGGCCGCCAGTGAGTCCACGAAAGTCGGTAAGGCCCAACTCGTGAACCTGGTCGCCGAACGCACCGGCCTCACCCTGAAGCAAAGCGACGCCGCCGTCGTGGCCGCCCTGGACAGCATTGTGAATGCCGTCAGAGCGGGTCAAAGCGTGGGTCTCGCTGGCCTGGGCACCCTCAGCGTCAAAGCCACGGCGGCGCGCACGGGCGTGAAACCCGGCACGAGCGAGCGGATTCAGATTCCCGCCGGCAAGAAGGTGAGTTTCAAGGTCGCCAGCACCCTCAAGGGCACGCTCTAA